In the Candidatus Nitrospira nitrosa genome, one interval contains:
- a CDS encoding glycosyltransferase family 2 protein: MSIVLGSYNRKAFLQEAIESVRCNGITVPYEIIVVDGGSTDGSKEWLIEQPDIITIVQHNRTASGNQLRKRRSWGYFMNLSFKCAAGQYIVMISDDSLLVPGAVMNGVTHCETLRQNGRNIGAVAFYWRNWPEQQEYWVGLTHGEKMFVNHGLYVRAALQQVAWIEEDRYQFYCADGDVCLKLWQQGYEVVDCPTSFVEHFSHANLAIRASNLESEQMDRTVYQERWRGIFFDPDKPNRRDWVYLTYQDLTKTAEAFTRANGGKSLPTERQHDRSPWLTLRNLWRA, from the coding sequence GTGAGCATCGTCTTGGGGTCATACAATCGGAAAGCCTTTTTGCAAGAAGCAATTGAAAGCGTTCGCTGTAATGGCATCACCGTGCCCTACGAGATTATTGTTGTCGATGGCGGGTCAACCGACGGCTCCAAAGAATGGCTCATCGAGCAACCTGACATTATTACGATTGTTCAGCACAACCGTACGGCTTCCGGCAATCAACTGCGTAAACGGCGCAGTTGGGGTTACTTCATGAACCTGAGCTTTAAGTGTGCAGCGGGGCAATACATAGTCATGATCAGCGATGATTCCCTGCTAGTCCCAGGCGCTGTGATGAACGGTGTTACACATTGTGAAACGCTGCGGCAAAATGGGCGCAATATTGGCGCGGTCGCATTTTACTGGAGGAATTGGCCAGAGCAGCAAGAGTATTGGGTGGGGTTGACCCACGGCGAGAAAATGTTCGTGAATCACGGCCTCTATGTGCGTGCTGCACTCCAGCAGGTAGCGTGGATTGAGGAAGATCGGTATCAATTCTACTGCGCTGACGGCGATGTCTGCCTCAAACTCTGGCAACAGGGGTATGAAGTCGTAGACTGTCCCACGTCGTTCGTTGAGCATTTTTCGCATGCCAATTTAGCGATCAGGGCCTCCAACCTTGAGAGCGAACAGATGGACCGCACCGTCTATCAGGAAAGATGGCGCGGGATCTTCTTCGACCCAGACAAGCCGAATCGTCGGGATTGGGTCTACTTGACCTATCAAGACCTGACGAAGACAGCCGAGGCATTCACACGGGCGAACGGCGGCAAATCGCTCCCGACAGAGCGGCAACATGATAGAAGTCCCTGGCTCACATTGAGAAACCTATGGCGTGCGTAA
- a CDS encoding glycosyltransferase family 9 protein has product MAIVPSRWQVRSAWNQSLSWMNTCQGTLTFGEPFFMAVGRRKTHPHRSLSDVRNALVVRLDDVGDMVISSPFVRELRKTLPTAHITLVVKPSVHNLVERCPYVNEVLTYDPGPLGETATTERMWRTIRFSAHYLWRRRIDLAIVPRWDADLYHASFVAYWSGAWWRVGYSEQVIEHKRAMNRGFDQLFSEVMTDVAIKHEVERGLNLLRLMGGVVEDDSLELWQTEADQIKTQRLLQAHGLHEEDLLIAFAPGASSDTRRWPTDNFSKLGKWLLHEYRARIVLIGTHEEKPLGKNIQYTLGQGVINAMGETSLRELGVLLRRCTLYVGNDTGPMHMAAAAGVPVVEISCHPMNGNSGLANSPRRFGPWDVESEVVQPEQAAAGCREACISTTAHCICQVEVRRVREAVGRLLQKCQPRVSSSAGAIASIQTNRQACS; this is encoded by the coding sequence ATGGCCATCGTTCCCTCGAGGTGGCAAGTCCGTTCCGCCTGGAATCAGTCACTGTCGTGGATGAACACCTGCCAGGGGACTCTCACATTTGGTGAGCCATTCTTTATGGCCGTCGGAAGGCGAAAGACGCATCCTCATAGAAGTCTCTCCGATGTCCGGAATGCCCTTGTCGTTCGCCTCGACGACGTAGGGGACATGGTCATTTCGTCGCCATTCGTTCGAGAGTTACGGAAGACTTTGCCGACAGCCCACATCACGCTCGTGGTGAAACCGTCCGTGCATAACTTGGTCGAGCGATGTCCTTACGTCAATGAAGTTCTGACCTATGATCCCGGGCCGCTGGGTGAAACCGCGACGACTGAACGAATGTGGCGAACGATACGATTTTCCGCGCACTACTTATGGCGTCGCAGAATTGATCTCGCAATCGTTCCCCGATGGGACGCGGATCTTTATCATGCTTCGTTTGTCGCCTATTGGAGTGGAGCATGGTGGCGAGTCGGATATTCGGAGCAGGTGATCGAACATAAGCGTGCGATGAACCGCGGATTCGATCAACTCTTCAGCGAAGTCATGACCGATGTTGCGATCAAGCACGAGGTGGAACGAGGGCTGAATCTTCTTCGCCTGATGGGAGGAGTGGTGGAGGACGATTCTTTAGAGCTGTGGCAAACAGAAGCCGATCAGATCAAGACACAGCGCCTACTACAAGCACATGGCCTGCATGAAGAAGATTTGCTTATTGCGTTTGCACCTGGAGCGTCCTCTGACACACGGCGGTGGCCCACTGACAATTTTTCCAAGTTAGGGAAATGGCTTCTCCACGAATATCGGGCACGCATTGTTCTTATAGGAACACATGAGGAAAAGCCGTTGGGAAAGAACATTCAATACACGCTCGGGCAGGGGGTCATCAATGCCATGGGAGAAACATCCTTGCGTGAGCTCGGTGTGCTTCTCCGGCGATGTACTCTCTACGTCGGCAACGACACAGGGCCCATGCATATGGCAGCGGCAGCAGGAGTGCCGGTCGTGGAGATATCCTGCCATCCAATGAATGGCAACTCCGGTCTTGCGAACTCTCCCCGACGATTTGGCCCCTGGGATGTAGAGTCAGAGGTGGTTCAGCCAGAGCAGGCCGCAGCGGGATGCCGAGAAGCCTGTATATCAACGACAGCACATTGTATCTGCCAAGTAGAAGTCCGTCGCGTGAGGGAAGCTGTGGGACGCCTATTGCAGAAATGCCAGCCTCGTGTGTCCTCATCCGCTGGAGCAATAGCATCGATACAAACGAACAGACAAGCCTGCTCATGA
- a CDS encoding class I SAM-dependent methyltransferase, with translation MNRRPLRPDQLNRLYSFDLYWHQRQQSKGYPTIEHRSAHDRSDGRVDYWLKLIEQYGPSSGRVIEVGCAHGVLLTELHNHGFDGIGVEPDEQTARWARESLNLDIRSGLFPSIELPSCNLFLAFDVLEHSHAPLEFFRRIAQLLLPNGIAILQTPVDRYDFCPPFGERFEAAFDDLEHLYLFTDRSICKLAQASGLEVVSLKERLWLHHEICVLRKG, from the coding sequence GTGAATCGGAGGCCCCTCCGTCCAGACCAATTGAATAGGCTGTATTCATTTGACCTGTACTGGCATCAGCGTCAACAGTCAAAGGGCTATCCGACGATTGAGCACCGCTCGGCACATGACCGATCTGACGGGAGAGTCGATTACTGGTTGAAACTCATTGAGCAATACGGTCCCAGCTCCGGACGAGTCATCGAAGTCGGGTGTGCCCACGGAGTCTTGTTGACAGAGTTGCACAACCATGGGTTTGATGGAATTGGAGTTGAGCCGGACGAACAGACGGCTCGTTGGGCAAGAGAAAGTCTGAATCTAGACATTCGCTCGGGGCTCTTTCCATCCATCGAACTTCCCAGCTGCAATCTATTTCTGGCATTCGATGTTCTTGAGCATAGCCATGCCCCCCTTGAATTCTTTCGCCGCATAGCCCAGCTCCTCCTTCCCAACGGTATTGCCATTCTCCAAACTCCTGTTGATCGCTATGACTTTTGTCCCCCTTTCGGGGAACGTTTTGAAGCCGCATTTGACGACCTCGAACATCTGTACCTGTTTACGGATAGGTCCATCTGCAAGCTCGCGCAGGCTTCGGGATTGGAAGTGGTGAGCCTGAAGGAACGCCTATGGTTGCATCATGAGATTTGCGTCTTGAGAAAAGGATGA
- a CDS encoding class I SAM-dependent methyltransferase, translating into MTRLPLQVSIDRWRQAQEWESAHWCAQHPAQNVVPVGRLKHFVMKVFGLVPQQGPPVGLGDDWNHWWSEQFGQYEELPKAFENVVELGCGPYTNMRVILQRRPATHVYGSDPLIRKYIKFDGQWLAEMWKAGNIFIDDHPLEDCPFADDYFDLTVLINVLDHCRDSLACLKQVVRITKPGGYVVVGQDLSDVEDVKRTGDDIGHPIRIDHHILDQELLSRCEPIRYKVLERNAGRNPEAHYGTYIFIGRKRASSI; encoded by the coding sequence ATGACCCGGCTTCCATTACAGGTGAGCATTGATCGATGGCGCCAGGCCCAAGAATGGGAAAGCGCCCACTGGTGTGCCCAACATCCCGCACAAAACGTTGTGCCGGTCGGGAGACTCAAACACTTTGTAATGAAAGTGTTTGGGTTGGTTCCGCAACAGGGTCCCCCAGTTGGGCTGGGCGATGATTGGAACCATTGGTGGTCCGAGCAATTCGGCCAATATGAGGAGTTACCGAAAGCTTTTGAGAATGTCGTTGAGTTAGGTTGCGGGCCTTATACAAACATGCGAGTGATTCTACAGAGACGACCTGCAACGCATGTGTATGGAAGCGATCCCCTCATCAGGAAATATATTAAGTTTGACGGACAATGGTTAGCCGAAATGTGGAAGGCTGGGAACATTTTTATCGACGACCATCCATTAGAAGATTGCCCCTTTGCCGATGACTACTTCGATCTGACGGTGTTGATCAACGTCCTCGATCACTGCCGAGACAGCCTTGCCTGCCTCAAGCAAGTGGTGCGTATCACCAAACCAGGGGGTTATGTCGTCGTCGGACAAGATTTGAGTGATGTCGAGGACGTGAAGCGCACCGGGGATGATATTGGCCATCCCATTCGTATCGATCATCACATTCTTGATCAGGAGCTGCTGTCCCGCTGTGAGCCCATTCGGTACAAGGTACTCGAACGAAATGCTGGGCGGAACCCAGAGGCTCACTATGGAACCTATATATTCATTGGTCGTAAGCGAGCCTCTTCGATCTAA
- a CDS encoding glycosyltransferase family 4 protein, whose protein sequence is MIHFVYAVPPPQVGASVTMLKTYSWLSKAGIQLPHWYRHGWMPGLPNPLQAPWTITKNLFTYLRRYTRVKLYDWDEYGQIQCGPRDIILGHPHSDPQTIIQQTVLASPRCRLQALIFPMHHAMPTISQFTLPLIKKADKVLGIMGPYWRDRLDQSHFAPWKHKITSLDMAIDVREYPFVKKQFNPPGRRGYLYIGGNRPEKGCDVLSATMKQLNGFRRGWIGGGEEILNVPRLAPYASLTPQFVSSLANEYDFFVNTSVSDANPTTILEAMAWGFPVACTPQSGYYNMSTVTTLNTTDIEDNVKKLLELQYAPEERLQQMNREGRRLVETHYTWEHFCSSVWRELEPYALG, encoded by the coding sequence ATGATCCATTTTGTGTATGCCGTTCCCCCTCCCCAGGTGGGAGCGAGTGTAACCATGCTGAAAACCTATTCATGGTTATCAAAAGCTGGAATCCAGCTTCCGCATTGGTATCGGCATGGATGGATGCCAGGACTTCCCAACCCCTTACAAGCTCCATGGACCATCACAAAAAATCTTTTTACTTATCTGCGTAGGTATACACGGGTGAAACTGTACGATTGGGATGAGTATGGTCAGATTCAATGTGGACCACGCGATATCATCTTAGGACACCCACATTCTGACCCTCAGACAATTATCCAGCAAACGGTGCTGGCTTCTCCCCGCTGCCGACTACAGGCGCTGATTTTCCCCATGCATCATGCGATGCCAACCATCAGTCAGTTCACCCTTCCCTTGATCAAGAAGGCAGATAAGGTACTTGGAATCATGGGTCCATACTGGCGCGACCGGTTAGATCAATCTCACTTCGCCCCATGGAAACACAAGATAACGAGTTTGGATATGGCCATAGATGTCAGGGAGTATCCGTTCGTCAAGAAGCAATTCAACCCTCCTGGTCGTCGTGGCTACTTGTACATCGGGGGTAATCGTCCGGAAAAAGGATGTGATGTGCTCAGCGCAACCATGAAGCAACTCAACGGCTTCCGCCGCGGCTGGATTGGCGGAGGGGAGGAGATTCTCAACGTACCGCGCTTGGCTCCCTACGCCAGCCTGACGCCGCAATTTGTGTCGTCGTTGGCTAACGAATACGATTTTTTTGTGAACACATCGGTGTCGGATGCGAATCCGACAACCATCCTGGAAGCTATGGCTTGGGGGTTTCCTGTCGCCTGTACCCCGCAATCCGGCTATTACAACATGTCAACGGTGACCACGCTCAACACCACCGACATCGAAGACAACGTGAAGAAGTTACTCGAGCTCCAGTATGCACCGGAGGAGCGATTGCAGCAGATGAATCGGGAAGGGCGCCGATTAGTTGAAACGCACTACACATGGGAGCATTTCTGTTCTTCTGTGTGGCGCGAACTCGAACCCTATGCACTGGGGTAA
- a CDS encoding O-methyltransferase translates to MNLHASYENLSPQEQYWWKWIRLFLPHTVRWYFEGCRSIPGQLWRADRKLLYETIRRVKPKTVVEVGTWHGGGSTYFISQALHDNNFGMLHTIEVDPQAYAIAQDNYRRHLPHLLNRVRFHFGKATDVYPALLHDIGQIDAVFLDGSANPEEALGEFEMFKPFLRKGAVVLMHDWDNEKMTLLRPTIEQSSEWHVWQTITAPQSVGFAVVERLRVTSEATPQASHARGEEKYIFKV, encoded by the coding sequence ATGAACTTGCATGCCTCGTATGAAAACTTGTCACCACAAGAACAATACTGGTGGAAATGGATCAGATTATTTTTGCCGCATACGGTGCGATGGTATTTCGAAGGATGCCGATCCATTCCTGGTCAGTTGTGGCGTGCCGATCGAAAACTACTCTATGAAACTATCCGACGGGTGAAGCCAAAAACCGTTGTCGAAGTTGGGACATGGCATGGGGGAGGCAGCACGTACTTTATTAGCCAAGCGCTTCATGACAACAATTTTGGCATGCTGCACACGATCGAGGTAGATCCTCAGGCCTATGCGATTGCCCAAGACAATTACCGCCGCCATCTTCCACATCTCTTGAACCGTGTACGGTTTCACTTTGGTAAGGCAACGGATGTCTATCCTGCGCTGCTGCACGATATAGGACAGATTGATGCCGTGTTTCTTGACGGGTCTGCAAATCCTGAGGAAGCTCTGGGTGAATTTGAGATGTTTAAACCTTTTCTCAGAAAAGGCGCTGTTGTGCTGATGCATGATTGGGACAACGAGAAGATGACCTTGCTCCGCCCTACAATTGAGCAGTCATCTGAATGGCACGTGTGGCAGACGATCACCGCACCACAGTCTGTAGGGTTTGCTGTTGTCGAGCGGCTACGGGTGACGAGTGAGGCAACGCCTCAGGCATCTCACGCCAGAGGGGAAGAGAAGTATATTTTCAAGGTTTAA
- a CDS encoding ABC transporter ATP-binding protein — protein sequence MDEVAISAHGLSKQYAIGSRLPKWNGFKRTTNSGPGTHEQSIWALRDVSFKLNQGAVLGIIGRNGSGKSTLLKILSRITKPTTGDAKIHGRVGSLLEVGTGFHPELTGRENIRLNGAVLGMKQAEITRHFDAIVAFAEVEKFIDTPVKRYSSGMYMRLAFAVAAHLQCEILLVDEVLAVGDFAFQQKCLSKMDEVSKAGRTVLFVSHNIAAVLNLCTEAILLDEGRMGASGTPRAVVDEYLNGSRPIDGEAYFSDPYAHTSTSEFKFLAVRVLDERDQPTAHVDLTKGCRIEIEYAVHRPITGLQVGFELWAGSGICVLCTTDLDWGPIKHAPLREQGIYRASCRLEPFMFRPGRYWIGLGASVPGTRALDEVPLAISFEVVDTGSVEFKLTQGRRGAIAPILKWDSTTLTREIQ from the coding sequence ATGGATGAGGTAGCAATCAGTGCTCATGGATTGAGCAAACAATATGCAATCGGAAGTCGATTGCCTAAATGGAATGGGTTCAAGAGGACAACCAATTCAGGTCCTGGGACCCATGAGCAGAGCATTTGGGCGTTGCGAGACGTGTCATTTAAACTCAATCAAGGCGCGGTATTGGGCATCATCGGTAGAAATGGATCGGGGAAAAGTACGTTGCTCAAGATTCTCTCCCGGATCACCAAGCCGACAACGGGCGATGCCAAGATCCATGGGCGGGTCGGATCGCTGCTCGAAGTAGGCACGGGCTTTCATCCAGAATTAACCGGGCGAGAGAATATCCGTTTGAACGGTGCGGTGTTGGGCATGAAGCAGGCGGAAATTACCCGTCACTTTGATGCCATCGTGGCATTTGCCGAAGTAGAAAAGTTTATCGATACACCGGTTAAGCGATATTCGAGCGGCATGTACATGCGGCTGGCCTTTGCCGTCGCAGCCCATTTACAGTGCGAGATCTTGCTCGTGGACGAAGTGCTTGCCGTGGGGGATTTTGCTTTTCAACAGAAATGCTTGTCGAAAATGGATGAGGTATCGAAGGCCGGAAGAACGGTGCTATTTGTGAGCCATAACATCGCCGCGGTTCTCAATTTATGCACCGAAGCTATCCTGCTTGATGAAGGAAGAATGGGGGCTTCTGGTACTCCTCGGGCAGTTGTGGATGAATATCTCAACGGCAGCAGGCCGATCGATGGAGAAGCATATTTCTCTGATCCATACGCGCACACGTCGACTAGTGAGTTTAAGTTTCTCGCTGTCCGCGTATTGGACGAGCGGGATCAGCCGACAGCCCATGTTGATTTAACCAAAGGATGCCGAATCGAGATTGAATACGCTGTACATCGTCCGATTACGGGGCTGCAGGTAGGTTTCGAGCTTTGGGCTGGATCTGGCATCTGTGTATTGTGCACAACCGATCTGGATTGGGGGCCGATAAAGCACGCACCTCTTCGGGAACAAGGCATCTATCGTGCTTCATGTCGACTGGAACCGTTCATGTTTCGCCCGGGTCGATACTGGATTGGACTCGGTGCAAGCGTGCCTGGAACACGCGCCCTTGATGAGGTGCCACTCGCCATTAGTTTTGAAGTTGTGGATACCGGCAGCGTGGAGTTCAAACTCACGCAAGGAAGAAGGGGTGCCATCGCACCGATTCTCAAATGGGATTCGACGACGCTCACGAGAGAGATCCAATGA
- a CDS encoding ABC transporter permease: MSATLPRDHSVTWEGPLQNTVHIRPSSTWTSLELNELLAYRELLYFLTWRDIKVRYKQTALGLTWAVLKPLSLMLIFTVVFGWLAQVPSDGLPYPVFSLCAILPWQLFAQTLSSTSQSLVSNQNLLTKVYFPRLVIPLAALGVGLMDFMIAAAILACVMAYFQMVPTLLALLLPSFVLLAVMMSLGVGFWFSALNIQYRDVGHALPFLTQLWFFATPIAYPSSLVPESWRTWYGLNPMATVVEGFRWSLLGTGGLSTDMWLTSVAVTVAVFVSGLYYFRRVEEIFADVV; the protein is encoded by the coding sequence ATGTCGGCAACGCTACCGAGAGATCATAGCGTGACGTGGGAAGGGCCCCTTCAAAACACAGTGCATATCCGACCATCCAGCACATGGACATCGCTGGAGCTCAACGAACTTTTGGCGTACAGGGAACTCCTCTATTTCTTGACGTGGCGCGACATCAAAGTTCGCTATAAGCAAACCGCTCTTGGTTTGACATGGGCCGTGCTGAAGCCGCTCAGCCTCATGTTGATTTTTACTGTCGTATTTGGCTGGCTTGCACAGGTTCCCTCCGATGGTCTTCCCTATCCCGTATTCAGCCTCTGTGCAATTCTGCCGTGGCAATTATTTGCGCAGACGCTCAGCAGTACAAGCCAAAGCTTGGTCTCGAATCAGAATCTGCTCACCAAAGTGTATTTCCCACGGTTGGTCATCCCACTGGCCGCCCTTGGAGTCGGCCTTATGGATTTCATGATTGCAGCGGCAATTCTTGCATGCGTGATGGCCTACTTTCAGATGGTACCGACCTTGTTAGCGTTGCTCTTGCCCTCCTTCGTTCTCCTGGCGGTCATGATGTCGCTTGGAGTGGGGTTCTGGTTTTCAGCGTTGAATATCCAATATCGGGATGTCGGGCATGCGCTGCCGTTTCTGACGCAGCTCTGGTTCTTTGCAACACCTATTGCCTATCCAAGCAGCCTCGTTCCTGAGTCATGGAGGACATGGTACGGCCTGAATCCAATGGCAACTGTGGTAGAGGGTTTCCGGTGGTCATTACTCGGGACAGGCGGGCTATCGACGGATATGTGGTTAACGTCGGTGGCAGTGACAGTCGCAGTGTTCGTATCTGGCCTGTACTATTTTCGCCGTGTTGAAGAAATCTTTGCGGATGTCGTGTGA
- a CDS encoding glycosyltransferase family protein, whose amino-acid sequence MHVLAVLPPDRWMEINLIDPLRRHYCDTLQIFHYPGGMGQLGSASWRHKREGLNQELLSIARTLRATGRLDLIFCVVYDDFLLVDTAQQLQQLTVPMVNYHVDMAFQWYRVIRTAPYFDVLAVAQMTNADHLKPYAQQIHWMPMAANPRYYFRDRKQTTAYQHTVSFVGSFNPYRRALLANCVSHGITPAIYGRGWTSAAPSPYTFSWDTYKVYHDLRYYALPRWKAEGIKSLLGPLRRKYARQYSFEPLEGADVRGPCEENALPGIFAESQVNLGFSDTGWHSGTGIQASKNLQCRLRDFEVPMAGGFYLVQEAPDHCHYYKLGEEIVTWTGPGDLVEKVGFYVRNPRAGEKVSEAGQRRALAEHTWQHRFDRLFEQLQLRGKLA is encoded by the coding sequence ATGCACGTCTTGGCCGTCCTTCCCCCAGATCGCTGGATGGAGATCAATCTCATCGATCCATTGCGCCGGCACTATTGTGACACCCTTCAGATTTTCCATTACCCGGGTGGTATGGGACAGCTAGGCTCTGCCTCTTGGCGCCATAAGCGGGAGGGGTTAAACCAGGAGCTGCTCTCGATCGCCCGCACTCTTCGCGCGACAGGACGTCTCGATCTTATATTTTGTGTGGTCTATGACGATTTTCTCCTCGTCGACACGGCACAGCAATTACAGCAGCTCACAGTCCCCATGGTGAACTACCACGTCGATATGGCCTTTCAGTGGTATCGTGTCATCCGCACCGCCCCTTACTTCGATGTCTTAGCCGTGGCGCAAATGACGAATGCAGACCACCTGAAACCCTACGCCCAACAGATTCACTGGATGCCAATGGCGGCCAATCCACGTTATTACTTCCGTGATCGTAAGCAGACCACAGCCTACCAACATACCGTGTCATTTGTTGGGAGTTTCAACCCGTACCGCCGAGCATTATTGGCCAACTGTGTCAGTCACGGAATCACCCCGGCTATCTATGGACGTGGCTGGACATCAGCCGCACCAAGTCCCTACACATTTTCATGGGATACCTACAAGGTGTACCACGATCTTCGCTACTACGCTCTTCCACGCTGGAAAGCAGAGGGGATCAAGAGTCTTCTCGGGCCGCTTCGGCGCAAGTATGCACGGCAATATTCCTTTGAGCCCTTGGAGGGAGCTGACGTACGAGGCCCCTGTGAGGAGAATGCACTCCCCGGTATCTTCGCAGAAAGTCAGGTAAATCTAGGCTTTTCAGACACGGGCTGGCATAGTGGAACAGGTATCCAAGCATCCAAGAATTTACAGTGCCGACTACGAGATTTTGAGGTACCAATGGCTGGGGGATTCTATTTGGTCCAGGAAGCCCCAGACCATTGCCACTACTACAAGCTTGGTGAAGAAATCGTGACCTGGACAGGACCGGGCGATCTTGTGGAGAAGGTAGGGTTCTACGTTCGTAATCCAAGAGCGGGGGAGAAAGTTAGCGAGGCGGGACAGAGGCGCGCACTAGCCGAACACACGTGGCAACATCGGTTCGATCGATTATTCGAGCAACTCCAGTTACGGGGGAAGCTGGCCTAA
- a CDS encoding ABC transporter permease translates to MQCLFAVAVNTFRETLRDKILYNLVLFAVLLIGSSVLLGTLTIGEQARLVNDLGLAAINVVAVIIAIFVGIGLVSKEIERRTIYTLLARPITRAQFVLGKYLGLALVILVNIGIMFAMFLATVRLSGHPIHASLFQAVELILVEALLVMAFALLFSTFSSSILSATLTLGIYVIGHLTSDLKMIAEKHASGVIKSLTATLYYAFPNLETLNIKGQSAAGISVDLGFQMIATTYGLLYTGLLLVGACLIFQRRDF, encoded by the coding sequence ATGCAGTGTCTGTTTGCAGTGGCTGTGAATACATTTCGAGAAACACTACGCGATAAGATTCTCTACAATCTTGTGCTGTTTGCCGTGCTTCTCATCGGGTCCTCTGTTCTATTGGGTACATTGACCATTGGAGAACAGGCCCGTCTCGTCAACGACCTTGGATTGGCGGCCATTAATGTCGTGGCCGTTATCATCGCCATTTTCGTCGGGATCGGCCTAGTCTCCAAGGAAATTGAGCGACGAACCATCTATACCCTTCTTGCACGACCCATCACGAGAGCGCAGTTCGTGCTTGGAAAGTACCTCGGATTGGCATTGGTCATCCTTGTGAATATCGGCATCATGTTTGCCATGTTCTTGGCAACCGTGAGGTTGAGCGGCCATCCTATCCATGCGTCGCTGTTTCAGGCTGTCGAGTTGATATTGGTCGAAGCCTTGTTGGTGATGGCCTTCGCATTGTTGTTTTCCACATTTAGTTCATCGATCCTGAGCGCGACACTCACCCTCGGCATTTATGTGATCGGCCATCTCACAAGCGACCTGAAGATGATCGCAGAAAAACATGCTTCCGGCGTGATCAAGTCGCTCACAGCTACTTTATATTATGCCTTCCCAAACCTTGAGACACTGAATATCAAGGGGCAGTCTGCTGCGGGGATCTCGGTTGATCTTGGTTTCCAAATGATCGCAACAACCTACGGACTGCTCTACACAGGCCTGCTCCTCGTCGGAGCGTGCCTGATCTTTCAACGGCGAGACTTTTAG
- a CDS encoding ABC transporter ATP-binding protein: MDAITIEHVTKVYAPLWPWHRSSTVLSDVSLSVTKGEIFGFLGHNGAGKTTTMKILLGLLRPTSGRVDVLGAPAGDVATHSKLGYLPEAPYFYDYLTAEEFLEFYGKLAGMSHDAIQSRIPILLEQVGLQEAQHRQLRKFSKGMLQRIGLAQALIQDPELVVLDEPMSGLDPMGRKEVRDLILTLREQGKTVFFSTHILSDVEMVCDRVGILAKGKMLALGKVEDLIDAHLAQSIEVVCDGVIGKQIEPVQRLALRILQSGTRCLMVLPGHECLDEILEALRRAGAKLVSIIPHKGSLEELFVQKSHGEG; this comes from the coding sequence ATGGATGCCATCACTATTGAACATGTAACAAAAGTCTACGCACCACTGTGGCCCTGGCATCGCTCCTCAACTGTCCTGTCTGATGTGTCGTTATCCGTCACGAAAGGAGAGATCTTTGGATTCCTGGGTCACAATGGAGCCGGTAAGACGACCACCATGAAGATTCTGCTCGGACTCTTAAGGCCGACCAGCGGAAGGGTTGACGTGTTAGGAGCACCAGCGGGCGATGTGGCAACCCATAGCAAGCTCGGATACCTGCCGGAGGCGCCCTATTTTTATGACTATCTCACAGCAGAAGAGTTTCTTGAGTTTTATGGAAAACTTGCGGGAATGTCTCATGATGCGATTCAAAGTCGCATCCCTATCTTGCTGGAGCAGGTTGGACTTCAAGAGGCTCAACATCGCCAATTACGGAAGTTCTCTAAAGGGATGCTTCAACGCATCGGCTTGGCGCAGGCCTTGATCCAAGATCCTGAGTTGGTCGTGCTTGACGAGCCAATGTCTGGGCTCGATCCCATGGGGAGGAAAGAAGTACGAGACCTTATCCTGACCCTTCGCGAACAAGGGAAGACGGTCTTCTTCAGCACCCATATCTTGTCCGACGTCGAGATGGTCTGTGACCGTGTGGGAATACTGGCGAAGGGCAAGATGCTGGCACTCGGAAAAGTAGAGGACTTGATTGACGCGCATCTAGCTCAGTCCATCGAAGTCGTCTGCGACGGAGTGATCGGGAAACAGATCGAGCCGGTCCAGAGACTCGCCCTTCGGATCTTACAAAGTGGAACACGTTGTCTGATGGTACTCCCAGGGCACGAATGCCTTGATGAAATCCTTGAGGCACTTCGTCGGGCCGGTGCGAAACTGGTCTCGATCATTCCTCACAAGGGTTCTCTTGAGGAACTCTTTGTCCAGAAGAGTCACGGCGAGGGGTGA